The Lycium ferocissimum isolate CSIRO_LF1 chromosome 8, AGI_CSIRO_Lferr_CH_V1, whole genome shotgun sequence DNA segment ctaattaccccttcattttgaaaagggtaAAGTGTCATTGCATGTTTGATAAACCCATCAACACCTTGACAAATTCATCATGTACACCCACAcgattactattattcatattatacatccacatacgatccatctacaaaaatatacccacaaaattattgaggttatagaaatatattataacttaagaattcgacttaaaatataacttaagaaaacaaTCCCAACCATTTCTAACTTTggattctcaataacaattctaactttaataatttataaattttaactttaataatttataaattctaactttaatataattttgaaaagcacaatcccaactaattctaactttgaattctcaataacaattctaactttaataacttatggattctaactttaattctaaaaattgaaaagtaaatctagtcaaataaaatctacattttagttttgaggttatagaaatattataacttaataattctaacataacttaataattctaacttaatttgaaaagcacaattccaaccaattctaaaaattgaaaagtaaatctagagaaataaaatctacatttttagtattgaggttatagaaatataacttaacaattctaactttgaaaagcacaatctcaatccattctaatttagaatgatcaataacaattctaataacttatggGTTTCTAACAaaagcacaatccaacaacaacaaaaaaactagtcaaataattaaagtatatattttgcacatattcaacatcaacaatattacaaagaatgataactaagctaacacaaatacattgacaaagaatatgaaatatagcacaatctcaacccaaaaaaaaaaaatgacaagtaaattaaactaggcaaataaagtttactttttttttttcacaaattcaacattaataacattgcaaatgatgttgaacaaagctaaatagacgagcattaggcctaaaatctacaaataaaactaagattaaaagaattttaatcttacctaatttaagagaaactaacctTCAAATGGGTTTGGGGTAGGGGGGAAGGAGGCTCGCGGCAGCGTTGAGGCGAGTAAATGGGAGGCGGCGTCGGGCGGAGGGAGGGGGGCGGctagggtttggggagggtgggTTTAATTTTTGAAGAGGATAGGCGAAATGAAAGAATCCGATTCTTGCCAATATATAGGAAAAATCGACGGACAAACCGgccgtccgtcggttttttccgCACATTTGACCGGATTTTGaccccaaaatttaaaaaaaaagaaaccgaCAACgtcgaaaaaaaaatgtttattattttttaaaaaacaaaatgaattgtatattatttataatattttttaaaaataaaaccgacgtacgacgtcggttttatattaattttttttttttaattaaaccagAACGTGGGACGTCGGTTTTATTTTAGtgaattatattttcaaaattaaaaaaaaccgaTGTTATCCGTCGGTTTTActgattaaaataatttaaaataattaaaaatacaaaaaaccgACTCGTGAGTCGGtttttccgtcggtttttttaacgACCCAAAAGGGTCGGTTTTTTGATCCGTCGATTTTTAGCGCTTTTTTAGTAGTGGGATATCCGCCTCTTGAATGGGATCTTTTATACCTTGCTTAAATTTGATAAAATTTATCCcataataaatttataccttctaaaTATGGTATAAAAAATTAGTCTTTAAATATAAAACCAAACGACCCCCTTAATACCAAATAAGGGTTTAaaaccatttttgtcattttctcaagaaaataaaaaataaaaccaagCAATCTATTAGTCTTcgcacctctctctctctctctctcgttttTTCATCCCATCACAATGGCCGTTAGTCTATGGCGAGCAGTGATGGGCAACAACACCACTCAATCGAACAATAACGACTACGACTCCATCGAGTTCTGGTCTAACCCTGAACGAACCGGTTGGCTAACAAAACAAGGCGAGTACATAAAAACCTGGCGTCGTAGGTGGTTCGTATTAAAACAAGGAAAACTATTCTGGTTCAAAGAATCAAACATCACTAGCGAATCGAAACCACGTGGCGTGATCCCAGTGGCTAGTTGTGTTACTGTTAAAGGTGCTGAAGATGTGCTAAACAAGCAATTCGCTTTCGAGATTTCGACACGTGAAgatactatgtattttattgctGATtcggagaaggagaaggaggatTGGATTAATTCGATCGGACGGTCTATAGTGCAGCATTCTAAGTCTGTTACCAATGATGAAATTGTGGACTATTGATAGCTGGGAATAAATATTTTGCATAACCTAatttatggttttttttttttttttttttttgggaaataaaGTTTGTCTTGTCTGTGTGTGGTGTGAATATATGTAATTTGTGGTATTTGAAGATGTAAGTACTCTGTTTGAGTCATTGGTGAATAATGAATGTTGTAAATTTGATGTCGTTTGTTGAGTTGAAGTTTTCCCTTTGCAATTTTGTGTTGTTAGGGCTTTTATCTTACTATTTACCGATTTGTGATGACAATTTAGATGTACAAGTACCAATTCAAATATCATGAACGTTTTGCTTTTTACTTGTTATATATGGTGATTAGTTGACGATAGACTATTGTTGACTATTACGATAGAAGAAATGCaattaaaaggaaagaaacaacTTAGATTCTCTAATTGATTTCTTCGAATAGGAAATTTGGGACTTGCGACTGTCCCATGAAGTTTCTGTTTTACTCTCCACTTAAATACACTCAAAGTTGCATTATATTGCTGAAATGATTTTTAGGTAGGTCTCCCTCAAGTAGTATCATTAATTGCTCTGACACTttgtataaaagaaaaaaggaaaatcctTGGTTTCATTGACGATCCTACAAAATGTCGCATGACATAGCCTTTTGAATATGTAGAGATTTAGGTTGTTGGCTAAATTTCTCTGGCTCACATCTGAGTACTTGCCAAGTAAGGTATTTCAGGATATTTAGTAGTTTTAGGTGTTGCCTTTTAAAACTGAAACTGATTGAAGGAAATTAGAGTGAATCCAGTACTGCTATACTGATAAGCTAACAGGGTTTCTCCATGTTAATGCTCATTCGAGCTTGGAAGAAATTTGTTCTCTCCTTCAGAAAAATAGAATGCTCTTGCACTAACTTTCTGCTTTCAATTTCGACATTTTGATTGAGTTTCATTAGGAGTCTTTGCAATTATGGTTTCAAGAAGTTGGTTTTTATTTAGCCTCCAGGGCTTAGTTCAGGTTGAGGGTCATGTGACTTAGGTCGGAGGTTCGAGCTTTGCACCATGTGATCTTTTTTTTAAGATAAGGTAATGAATTTCATAGAAGCATCAAGCAAGTGGAAAATTTACAAGGCAAAGAAATCGCAAAAAGACAATGTTAGCTCTATTACAAAAGGGCTATTCTAAAGTTAAGGAGCTTACAAAGTCTAAAAAGACTTCAGCAGAGGTAACAGGGGAAAGGTTGACCAGTTATAAAGACTTGTTAAGCATCTACCCTTAAGAGTGTAGTTTGGAGCATCTACCCTTAAAAGTGTAGTTTGGACTTTGGAGTAGATTTGCCATCAAAACATCTAGTATTCCTTTCTGTCCAAATACTCCAAAAAATACAAGCAGGAATCATCTTCCAAAGTGTCCTTATGGACTTTCCAACCTTCCATGTGTTCCAACTAACCGTAGCATCTTTTACACTCTCAAGCATTACCCAATTAGACCAAAAGCTGAGATAAACATGTTCCATATCTGCAGCTGCTCTACAGTGTAGTAGAAGGTGTCTATTACTTTCAATAGCCTGATCACACATATTGCACCTATTAACAATGTGTGATTTCCTCTTACGAAGGTTATTCTGAGTAAGGCATGCTCCATAAAGGCCTATCCAACTAAAGCACATCATCTTTGGAGGCAACTTAGTCTTCCAAATTATCTTCCATTGCCAGTTAACTACCATTTCATTTTGAGCAGATATGGTAGAATATGCTGCCTTCACTGAGTATTTGCCATCATCTATGTCACCCCGAGTCTGGTAACTATCTGATCATTGATTTGGAATGTCTCTAACCTCTCCAGTAGGTTGAGAAGGTCTTGTAGCTCCCAGCCTTGTATATTTCTTCTGAATTGAGGGTTCCAGGCATTGTCAGCTCTATTTTGTGAAATGGTTGACTGCTTACTTGTGGAAATTGAGTAGAAATTAGGAAATCTGCTTGCAAAGTGGAGTCCCCTAGCCATCTGTCTTCCCGGAACTTTATGTTTGTTCCACTGGCTACCTTGAATTTTGCATTTGTTCCACGCCAACCTTGAATCTGCGCTGTGTGAACTTAGCCTGGTATTTAAGGAGGACAGTGGGTGGGCCCATCATTCCGAAGTTTCGTAGGCTACGGTTGGTCCTAACGGTTGGACCTGGACGGCTTCCTTAggtcattaaaaaaaagttggttTCTAATTTCTCCTGTAGCTTAATCTGCACATCAAACTCATCATTTTCTTCAATCAATATCCATTTTACCTAATACTATATCCAACATTGGCTTACTTCTGCTGCCACAGATGCACTCTCAAGCTTAGTATCAACATACTCATCGTCTGCACCTTTACCATTTTAACACATCTAATGTGTAAACATACAGGAAAATGAGCTTGCTTAGGCAATAAAGACAGGGCGAGGAGAAGTCGATTTGTTGTAGCTTAGATTTTACTGCTCGTTTTCTCTGTCTGTAAGTAGCAGATTTGCCTTTCGAATATTCTACCTTTATTTGACCTTAATTTTGTAGGTAAACAAGTCTAGATTGGCTTTGAataccttttctcttctttcttggtTAAACGTCTAGTTCGACCGTTATACATTTAAGAGACATGacgaaaaaaatgaatttttatgcAACCAAGAAATGCTTGAGGGCCATGTTTGGTTTGGGAAGTTCTTCAGAAATCTTTCAAATACCAAATCCTAAGTCTGAAATTTTGTTATGGCAAAACCAAAACAAGATTTTCCCTGTGGAAAGCCAAAATCTATAAGCCAGCTTTTTACCTAATAGTGAGCTCTAATCCAGAACCGAATAAAATTGGATGgttaaatatttccatgattgGATGATCTGATTGAGCTATATCCAGAAGTGTTTGGACGATGGAACATTTCTATTGTGCCTTTAAATGCTTTTTGATGTCAGTTGCTGTATTGACGCTGTGCTCTTGGGCAATGAGTGCTGGAttcggtttttaaatttttataggggGAATTTTCATTACTATGCAAGTTTTGTTTATCCAACTTGTGTCCTGTTGAATATGCATCCAAACTTTGGAGTAGTTTAAGATTATCTTTTCAACTCGAACGAGAAATGTAGTAGTTAAGATAATCTTAATTAAGATTATCTTTTCAACTCGAACGAGAAAAGCTCTTCTACCCGTTTCATTATAATTTTGCTCCTCTCATACTTGTTGCCTCTATGTAGGTGTTTCagttttcatttatttccaatTAGGTTATATATAAATTCATCAGGAAAAAGAGTAATGAAGTGAAGTTTGCGGGTTCTTTAAGCTTTCCATTTTaaacttatcaaaaaaaaaagactttccACTTTTTTTGATGGCTGAAATCTTGGGCCTTAGAAAGGTGGCCTGCTCCGTTCGCCCTATTTGTTTAGTCCATCTACATCGCCCCATATTCTAAAATTATTTGTTTAGTCCATCTACATTGCCCCGAACTCTAAAATTCAGCCTCTTCACCGGTCGGATATAGGTCCACAATCGTGGATGGCCCAGAATGGTCGTCGCTATAACGTTTTCTTGGCACGATAACAAGGTCcaacgatgagtctaacgtgGAAGACGATATTGTGTCTTAGACGACGCAATATAGGCTTTTAAGAAGGTTTTCGTGAAGAATGGTGGGATAGCCTTCTACTCGGTCTTGAGATCCTTTCCCTGGCTGACTGGCAGGCTGTGTCTTACTATGATTTTCGTCCCCTCAACGATGGCTATTACCACTTGTATAATGAACCACTGAACGTTACTAAGCATACTTTAATAGGACAAAGAACAATTTAATGAAGACCCTTCAAGCAAACTAGAAAGCTCAGTCCAACAAGCAACTAATCGACATTTAAATTTGGGTAACTCAAGGAAATTAACAAGTTGTAGAAAGAGCTACATGAAAATAGAAATTGTAGATGAACTTGACCCTCCCAGAAAACTAGTTTTCATGAATCTCAATTTTAACGACCTGGCCATCATCAAATGGATCCCTCTTTGGAGCTGCTGGAGGTGCTGCAACCCTAGGCGGTCCTCTTCCCTTCTTCTTGTTCCTTGGCCTTGCCTAAAACCCAATTCTCAGATAAAATATCAGTTgaaaataacaatcaaaattatTGAAACGACTACTGTTTCcatcaaatctaacaaacataAGTTGTTAATATTTGATGGAGACAAAAATGCTAACTTTGGCAAACTTAAGGACTAAAACTGGTCAGTGTATaattaagggactattttgaacctaccctcaaacataaggaattatttttgttatattctCATATTACAATGAAATTCAATCGATCAATTGAGCCTCAATCTCGAACTAGTTTAGGTTAtctctataatttttttctttgttggtaaatcatctataacaatcTTTGATTGTATCTATTATGATCTATTAAGgtccatttcattttattataaaaataatagtGGATGGCCTTTTAACCAAATTAGAGGTTTTCAGCATTCTTTAAACGCTCAAGTTTTAAACTAAACTAAGAAAAAATGTTgtaagaaacaaaacaaaatcttCAAAACTAAGGTATCGTCTCGtttgaaatttataaataattttatctaagtataaaattatacaaaGTTAATATTGCATTAGTTGTGCGAAACTttctccctccatttcaatttaaggggtcgtttggtcaTCTTGATGAGATAAACAAGGATATTTCATGGGATTAGCTATCGCACCTTCAATAGGGAATAGCTAATTCCACCATTTTAGCGTAAATGTTCCTGTCACTAATTAAGAAGTACTACTTATAACCAAACGCAAGATCTCTGAATCTTATCCGGGATTGCTATCTCTTATCTCACCAACCAAACAATTCCTAAGTGTCTCACATTTCTTTTTAGTCTGCTTTAAAAAGAATGTCTTTTCAAGTAACTCTCTAATTCCAACACTCTACATTACTTGTTTAAGATCACGAAATTCAAAAAATACTTTGATACGTTATGCACATCTTTAGggggtgtttggattggcttatattAAGTACTTATTGGTTTTTAAGctcttttccaaaatttgaagtgCTTAACAAAGATAAAAACTGCTTAAAAGCACTTACTTTTAGCCaagaaaagtacaaaaataagcTATAAGCTTTTAGCTACTCTAAATAAGCCAACCCAAACACCCTCTTagtttaaaatcacaaaatttaaaagtctcttttattttcttaaattatacgtctagtcaaactaagataTATAAACTGAAACTGAGGGAGAACCATAAACCAAATGGTTTGTTAGTAGTAGCACTTATAtggaaatttatttattattttatatgaaACAGAGATATGAAATTAGAATAAATGTTATCAGCAAAACGTGGATTagaagagaattttttttcttaaattaggTAATTTCTACGTAGCAGGAATGAAAGCGGAATTAACTCACATTGCCGAAGGAGTGATTGAAGCGCTTGCCCTTCGCAGTCTTCTTATCGCCTCTGCCGCAGTAAACtgaaatcaaattaaaaaaaaaaatgtcactttCCCTAACTAAATTGTATTATCACAAACATAAtgttggtaaaaaaaaaaacaattattataccaCATTTGGTAGCTGGTCATGTATAAAATTATTACATGTTTGGTTCGCATTAGAAACTCGCAGGTGGAATAAATAATAAGTAGTACATAAATAACTAAACCgttcataaaataatacatatattccCTCCTAACTAATACACTTatgggtcgtttggtagaaggCATAAGCTGGGGTATCCCAGCATTGATTTTTGTATCACGTTTGATAGAATAAATTTATCGGCTATATGaaacaaagtataaaatatGCATCGTGATATAAGCCAGGATATCCCTTCTTATACCACTTATCCTGCGACTATTTTATACATCtcttagatggtataaaatagtcccaatatgggataaattagtctccgggattataatcccgggataaatTAGTCTCGGGATTGGCCATGCATCAAACGACCTGCCTGCATAAGTCTAATCaactaccaaacgaccccttacgGCTGAAAATTAAAATGAACAACAAAATAATTCTAATCTTATTTAGGGTTCAATATATTTCAAGGTTAAAAAGATGTGATTCATACTCAATGGCAGGTTTGAAGAGGTGAGAGTCAAAGACGAAATTGATGCTGAAGGGGTTGCTGCCGCAATTGACACGCCAGCTACTGAGTGAGAACGAGAGAAGGATAAATTAGGAGAAAGAGCCGCCATGGATTGAACAGCCATAGGTACTGCCCCTAGTAACGAAGCCATTGCAGGTGAAGTGATGGTGAGATAAAATTGAACTTTGTGGCCGTTCAAACCTCTTTTTATTGTTTCCAGATAATGACTACAGATGTCCTTTTTCTTCAGAAGGTCATTTGCACTTAAgcccctattttgtgctggtctttaatttttacttttccaAATGATTTTACAGCGCGCacttatgatttattttagatcacaattttaaaagtttttctttattttttaaactcatACCCAGTTAGAAACTCGTACCCAGTTAGACACCCTcatataaaatgggacggaaggagtaactTTTTCATGGGTGTAAGTTTAAATTTTCGTATCATAAAatcccacaagttatgcctCGTGCTCTTAAAGAACATTTTTTTGTGAGAATGTCCTTCAAAgacactggtctttaatttttgtctttaa contains these protein-coding regions:
- the LOC132066904 gene encoding pleckstrin homology domain-containing protein 1-like, with amino-acid sequence MAVSLWRAVMGNNTTQSNNNDYDSIEFWSNPERTGWLTKQGEYIKTWRRRWFVLKQGKLFWFKESNITSESKPRGVIPVASCVTVKGAEDVLNKQFAFEISTREDTMYFIADSEKEKEDWINSIGRSIVQHSKSVTNDEIVDY
- the LOC132068354 gene encoding small ribosomal subunit protein bTHXc, translating into MASLLGAVPMAVQSMAALSPNLSFSRSHSVAGVSIAAATPSASISSLTLTSSNLPLIYCGRGDKKTAKGKRFNHSFGNARPRNKKKGRGPPRVAAPPAAPKRDPFDDGQVVKIEIHEN